A portion of the Corynebacterium occultum genome contains these proteins:
- a CDS encoding mycothiol transferase: protein MNITALLQDLSQRPIQAVEQLPHLSAEQLNAHPGGHPNSIAWLLWHSGREVDVQLSHLSGTPEVWEDFRQRFNLGEVGDSLGYGHSPEQAAEIVVEDQQLLIDYLRAALNACGVYIAGLSEADLAEIIDHNWDPAVTRGARLISILDDAAQHVGQAAYAAGILNR, encoded by the coding sequence ATGAACATCACCGCGCTTCTCCAGGATCTGTCCCAACGGCCCATCCAGGCGGTGGAACAGCTGCCCCACTTAAGTGCTGAGCAGCTCAACGCACACCCCGGCGGTCACCCCAACTCCATCGCCTGGCTGCTCTGGCACAGTGGGCGGGAGGTGGATGTGCAGCTTTCCCACCTCAGCGGAACACCGGAGGTCTGGGAGGATTTCCGCCAACGTTTCAACCTGGGTGAGGTGGGTGACTCCCTGGGCTATGGCCACAGCCCGGAGCAGGCCGCCGAGATCGTGGTGGAAGATCAGCAGCTGCTGATCGACTACCTCCGGGCCGCGCTCAACGCATGTGGTGTTTATATCGCCGGGCTCAGCGAGGCTGACCTGGCGGAGATCATCGATCACAATTGGGACCCGGCCGTCACCCGCGGGGCCCGGCTGATCTCCATCCTCGATGATGCGGCGCAGCATGTCGGCCAGGCCGCCTATGCGGCGGGCATCC